A window of Ipomoea triloba cultivar NCNSP0323 chromosome 2, ASM357664v1 contains these coding sequences:
- the LOC116010535 gene encoding putative cyclic nucleotide-gated ion channel 8, translated as MAGKANCGFNIDGMASAIPPTNPSSMSIKLGVIRGSEGLMTFGRSLKCGVTRVVFPEDLKVSEKMIFDPQDKSLLFWNRLLVISCIFSVAVDPLFLYLPVFKSDEDHCLHIDSSLAYTTTTLRTIIDSFYLIRMILQFRTAYIAPSSRVFGRGELVIDPKEIASRYLHRYFIVDLLSILPLPQIVVLRFLNGSRGSNVVGTKRALVLLVILQSIPRFFRFLPLTSDLKKTSGVFAETAWLGAAYYMLWFMLASHIFGAYWYLLAVERKNFCWQKACLESADCSPSYSLLFCSLDRHKTANLTGWRQITEDVLHKNCAADNDNRFNYGIYTQAVSSGILDSEEFIPKYCYCLWWGLQNLSTLGQGLETSTYSLEVLFSIALAIIGLLLVAILIGNMQTYLQSITVRLEEMRIKRRDSEQWMHHRVLPPELRERVRRYDQYKWLETRGVDEESIVQNLPVDLRRDIKRHLCLNLVRRVPLFANMEERLLDAICERLKPSLFTENTYIVREGDPVDEMLFIIRGRMESVTTDGGRSGFFNRGILKECDFCGEELLTWALDPKAGANLPPSTRTVKALTEVEAFALIADEVKFITTQFRRIHSRQVQHTFRFYSQQWRTWASMYIQVAWRRYTRRKNIELRHSEADSDDDDDQGVVYGDGAGKDADNEETMLIRGFSSSSSSLSNRGIRATMYASRFAANALSKVRKFRSSSLIMKPPKPPEPNFDNEDLTKVQRFI; from the exons ATGGCTGGAAAGGCGAATTGTGGCTTTAATATAGACGGAATGGCTTCTGCTATACCACCTACCAATCCATCATCAATGTCAATAAAACTGGGAGTGATAAGAGGATCTGAAGGGCTAATGACATTCGGTCGATCACTGAAGTGTGGAGTTACCAGAGTTGTGTTCCCAGAAGATCTCAAGGTCTCtgaaaaaatgatatttgatcCTCAGGATAAGTCCCTCCTTTTTTGGAATAGGCTTTTGGTTATTTCATGTATCTTTTCGGTAGCAGTTGATCCTCTATTTCTTTACCTTCCGGTTTTCAAGAGTGATGAAGACCACTGTCTTCACATAGATTCAAGTTTAGCATACACAACAACCACCTTGAGGACAATAATAGATTCATTTTACCTCATCCGAATGATTCTCCAGTTTCGCACAGCTTACATTGCTCCTTCATCTCGTGTTTTTGGACGAGGTGAACTCGTGATAGATCCCAAAGAAATTGCATCCAGATACCTACATCGTTATTTTATAGTTGATCTTCTTTCTATTCTCCCTCTGCCTCAG ATTGTGGTCTTGAGATTCCTTAATGGATCCCGAGGCTCGAATGTAGTAGGTACAAAGAGAGCTCTAGTTCTCCTTGTTATTCTTCAAAGCATTCCCAGGTTTTTCCGGTTTTTACCTCTAACTTCGGACTTGAAAAAGACTTCTGGAGTGTTTGCTGAAACCGCGTGGCTTGGCGCTGCATATTACATGTTGTGGTTCATGCTGGCAAGTCAT ATATTTGGAGCTTACTGGTACCTGTTAGCTGTGGAACGTAAAAATTTCTGTTGGCAAAAAGCGTGTTTAGAAAGTGCAGATTGTAGTCCAAGTTATTCTTTACTGTTTTGTTCACTTGATAGACATAAAACCGCAAATTTAACTGGTTGGAGACAAATAACTGAAGATGTTCTCCACAAAAACTGTGCTGCTGATAACGATAATCGGTTTAACTATGGCATATACACCCAAGCTGTGTCATCTGGTATTCTTGACTCTGAAGAATTCATCCCCAAGTATTGCTATTGCTTGTGGTGGGGCTTGCAGAATTTGAG CACTCTTGGGCAGGGTCTTGAAACAAGTACATATTCTCTGGAGGTTCTATTTTCAATAGCATTGGCCATTATTGGGCTCCTGCTGGTTGCTATTCTCATTGGAAACATGCAG ACGTATCTTCAATCTATAACGGTTAGGCTGGAGGAGATGAGGATAAAAAGGCGCGACTCGGAGCAATGGATGCATCACAGGGTGCTGCCACCGGAGCTGAGGGAAAGAGTGAGGCGTTATGATCAGTACAAATGGTTGGAAACTAGAGGTGTAGATGAAGAAAGTATAGTGCAGAATCTGCCTGTAGATCTCAGAAGAGATATTAAGCGCCATCTTTGCCTAAATTTAGTTAGAAGG GTGCCTCTTTTTGCAAACATGGAAGAGAGGCTGTTGGACGCCATATGCGAGCGACTAAAGCCAAGCTTGTTCACAGAAAACACATACATCGTCCGAGAGGGCGATCCAGTGGACGAGATGCTCTTCATCATCCGGGGGCGCATGGAGAGCGTGACAACAGACGGTGGCAGAAGCGGTTTCTTCAATCGTGGAATTCTAAAGGAGTGCGATTTTTGCGGGGAGGAGCTTCTCACATGGGCGCTAGACCCAAAAGCAGGGGCGAACTTGCCGCCATCAACTCGCACGGTGAAGGCCTTGACGGAAGTGGAAGCCTTCGCACTGATAGCCGACGAGGTGAAGTTCATCACCACCCAGTTCCGGCGCATCCACAGCCGGCAAGTGCAGCACACTTTCCGGTTTTACTCGCAGCAGTGGAGGACGTGGGCCTCCATGTACATCCAGGTCGCGTGGCGACGCTACACTCGCCGAAAAAATATAGAACTCCGCCATAGCGAGGCCGACTCCGATGACGATGATGACCAAGGGGTTGTGTACGGCGATGGTGCAGGCAAGGACGCCGATAACGAAGAAACCATGTTGATCAGGGGGTTTTCGTCTTCCTCCTCCTCCCTTAGCAACCGAGGCATCCGCGCCACCATGTATGCTTCTCGGTTCGCTGCAAACGCGCTATCAAAGGTGCGCAAATTTAGATCTTCTAGCCTCATCATGAAACCTCCCAAGCCTCCTGAGCCAAACTTTGATAATGAGGATCTCACTAAGGTTCAACGTTTTATTTGA